A DNA window from Purpureocillium takamizusanense chromosome 9, complete sequence contains the following coding sequences:
- a CDS encoding Chitinase (EggNog:ENOG503NURX~CAZy:GH18~COG:G): MSSSSRSHRSRHATSVARVMYTNAVYFPNSRIYQGDTPGMLNYSCINRVYYAYASVAPDGGVFLSDEWADATAPVDGVQGGLGSLMHLKQTHPHLQVLLSIGGPAACEIYPVVAGDNLRRDNFARSALGLVEASGLDGIDIVWEYPSDAEQGYNFLALLASVRSHFNSERYTVTAALPASKAILQLLDLGQAAQYLDFINLMAYDFFGPWSPKSGHHSQLYAMSRDETSAASGVAHAMAQGFPAQKILLGIATHGRSFLHASGPGQKFRGGGGNDGAFEYNQLPRRGCRETVDKRHVAAQCVGADGGFVTYDNPETVKTKVGFCKQKGLGGLYYWNAPADARDSSRSLIAAGFRALHSS; encoded by the exons ATGAGCTCCTCGTCTCGGTCTCATAGGTCGAGGCACGCAACAAGCGTAGCCAGGGTCATGTACACCAACGCCGTCTACTTTCCAAACAGTCGCATTTACCAGGGCGACACCCCCGGCATGCTCAACTACAGCTGTATCAACCGCGTGTATTATGCTTATGCCAGCGTCGCGCCGGATGGCGGTGTGTTT CTGAGTGACGAATGGGCTGATGCAACAGCCCCGGTAGACGGGGTTCAGGGCGGCCTGGGATCGCTGATGCACCTCAAGCAGACTCATCCTCACCTCCAGGTGCTCTTGTCTATCGGGGGCCCGGCTGCGTGCGAGATATATCCCGTTGTTGCAGGCGACAATTTGCGTAGAGACAACTTCGCCCGGTCCGCCTTGGGTCTTGTGGAAGCTTCCGGCTTAGATGGAATAGACA TCGTCTGGGAGTACCCGTCtgatgccgagcagggcTATAATTTCCTTGCATTGCTGGCGAGTGTTCGATCTCACTTCAACAGCGAGCGCTAcacggtgacggcggctcTGCCGGCCAGCAAAGCAATTCTTCAACTCCTCGACCTGGGACAGGCAGCCCAGTACCTCGACTTCATTAACTTGATGGCCTATGATTTTTTTGGGCCATGGTCCCCGAAAAGCGGCCACCACTCGCAGCTATATGCTATGAGTCGAGACGAAACCTCGGCAGCTTCTGGAGTCGCTCATGCCATGGCGCAAGGTTTTCCGGCGCAGAAAATACTTCTTGGGATCGCAACACATGGGAGGAGCTTTTTGCATGCCTCTGGACCGGGGCAAAAATttcgaggcggaggaggcaaCGATGGGGCATTTGAGTATAACCAGCTTCCTCGGAGGGGATGCAGGGAGACGGTGGACAAGCGTCACGTTGCGGCGCAATGCGTGGGTGCCGATGGAGGCTTCGTCACATACGACAACCCCGAAACCGTCAAGACGAAGGTAGGGTTTTGCAAGCAAAAGGGACTGGGG GGACTGTACTACTGGAATGCCCCAGCCGACGCGAGAGACAGCTCACGCAGCCTGATTGCAGCGGGCTTCCGTGCATTGCACTCGTCGTGA
- a CDS encoding uncharacterized protein (COG:H~EggNog:ENOG503NZFC), translating to MMTYVPPAVNPFYGDDDGDSIWYSSDNGLADSLGSLSTSDRETELTVDETAPDDDGIVIPAIPIPIDLAEQLPNDGVPDLSREDWSSVSQSVYEDEHSYGRSYHGYRKGRYPLPNDRQEQRREETNHAMMMELSDGHLFYSDIGQSPTNILDVGTGIGSWAIDVAEQYPGATVVGTDLSAIQPRWLPVNVRMYVDDCEEPDWFHGDEYDLVHFRGMAGILKNLDGVLETAYRRTKNGGWVEFQEIIPQIECDDSSMGPDDPLRMFYDAVAHGMRTFGCDPLRPARLEEALEHAGYTNIRCMTKKIPISTWARGKRLKTLGLFMKTVMLDSLDALAAKPLAALDISSSDRRELTRHVKRSLEDKTVHRYVNCVFCYGQKREEDGAFADLDWLWE from the exons ATGATGACCTACGTGCCGCCCGCGGTGAACCCGTTCtatggcgatgatgatggggacAGCATCTGGTACTCGAGCGATAATGGCCTGGCTGACTCGCTGGGCTCGTTGTCTACGTCGGACCGCGAGACGGAGCTGACCGTTGACGAAACGgcgccagacgacgacggcatcgtcatcccgGCAATCCCGATTCCCATCGACCTGGCCGAACAGTTACCAAACGATGGTGTGCCGGACTTATCCCGCGAAGACTGGTCCTCCGTCTCGCAGAGTGTTTACGAAGATGAGCACTCCTACGGCCGTTCATACCACGGCTATCGCAAAGGCCGCTACCCGCTTCCCAACGATAGGCAGGAACAGCGGCGCGAGGAGACGAACCATgccatgatgatggagcTCTCC GACGGACATCTCTTTTACTCAGACATTGGGCAGTCTCCAACCAACATCCTTGACGTCGGAACCGGCATCG GCAGTTGGGCCATCGATG TGGCCGAACAGTACCCCGGGGCGACTGTCGTGGGCACGGACCTGTCCGCCATCCAGCCCAGATGGCTACCTGTCAACGTGAGAATGTACGTGGACGATTGCGAGGAGCCCGACTGGTTTCACGGCGACGAATACGACTTGGTGCATTTTCGCGGCATGGCGGGTATACTGAAAAACCTTGATGGAGTCCTTGAAACTGCGTACAG GCGAACAAAGAACGGCGGTTGGGTCGAGTTTCAGGAAATCATTCCGCAAATCGAGtgcgacgacagcagcatgGGCCCTGACGACCCGCTTCGGATGTTTTATGACGCCGTAGCCCATGGTATGCGCACGTTTGGCTGCGATCCGTTACGGCCGGCCAGATTGGAGGAGGCCTTGGAGCATGCCGGCTACACAAACATCCGCTGCATGACCAAGAAGATACCGATATCAACGTGGGCGCGTGGCAAGCGCCTCAAAACGCTGGGGCTCTTCATGAAGACTGTCATGCTCGACTCGCtggacgccctggccgcgaagcccctggcggcgctcgacatATCTTCCTCGGACCGGCGCGAGCTCACGCGACACGTGAAGAGGAGCCTGGAAGACAAGACTGTGCATCGCTACGTCAACTGCGTCTTTTGCTACGGGCAAaagagagaagaagacggggcTTTCGCCGATCTGGATTGGCTTTGGGAGTGA
- a CDS encoding uncharacterized protein (COG:S~EggNog:ENOG503NY54~TransMembrane:1 (o85-102i)) — protein sequence MAADDQQFLDVLSGIPVHLRKYTNDVADFIDHNVDRAADVVRETLAATKWIPDSIRPSPPARPPVAVISMTRLEKVQDWVARHKVLTGVVIVVCGTVVFKGYQKSRWLRKTRRAKRARNGGRTEVVVIAGSPTLPLTKSLSLDMERRGFIVYVVCNASEDEGLVHAYSRPDVRPLAIDTTDPPSAGAAMERFAGYLQSPQAPGPHMKPNQLTLKSVILIPSLHYQTSPIATIPPSSFADLFNTHLLQPILTIQAFLPLLTSRLCPIGEKWVPPRVLVFTPSIISSINPPFHAPEATVCSALSAFTEVLTAELRPLDIPVTHMQLGTFDFSGFVPTRTAISASGTPQDTLIWADGARHVYGRNFVAQTSSAISGGRIRGLKGSSLRRLHNTVFDVIDGSITADSVRVGLGASVYGFVGRWVPRGLVSWMMGIRRVDELSAWKSSSYEGSSREESEDGEAAAAAGAAASSHDFVAVPSERNVWNSDVSGSSLWVPSSAESS from the exons ATGGCTGCCGACGACCAGCAGTTCCTAGATGTG CTCTCGGGCATTCCCGTCCATCTCCGCAAGTACACCAACGATGTTGCCGACTTCATCGATCACAAcgtcgaccgcgccgccgatgtcGTCCGCGAGACGCTCGCCGCGACGAAATGGATTCCCGACTCGATTCGCCCTagcccgccggcccgaccgcccgtcgccgtcatctcCATGACTCGCCTCGAAAAGGTCCAGGACTGGGTCGCTCGCCACAAGGTCCTGACGggtgtcgtcatcgtcgtctgtgGCACCGTCGTATTCAAGGGATATCAGAAGAGCCGCTGGTTGAGGAAAACGCGGAGGGCGAAGCGTGCCAGGAACGGCGGGCGGaccgaggtcgtcgtcatcgccgggtCGCCCACCCTGCCGTTGACCAAGTCGCTGTCGCTGGACATGGAGAGGAGAGGCTTCATCGTCTACGTTGTTTGCAACGCATCGGAAGATgagggcctcgtccacgccTACTCTCGGCCAGATGTGCGTCCGCTTGCCATCGACACGACGGAC CCACCAagcgccggagccgccatGGAGCGCTTCGCCGGCTACCTGCAGTCGCCACAGGCTCCGGGCCCTCACATGAAGCCGAATCAGTTGACCCTCAAATCGGTTATCCTCATACCCAGTCTACACTACCAAACCTCGCCCATCGCCACTAtcccgccctcgagcttCGCCGACCTCTTCAACACGCACCTCCTCCAGCCGATCCTCACGATCCAGGCCTTTCTCCCGCTGCTCACGTCACGCCTGTGTCCCATCGGCGAGAAGTGGGTTCCGCCTAGGGTCCTCGTCTTCACACCGTCCATCATCTCCTCCATCAACCCACCGTTTCACGCGCCCGAGGCAACCGTCTGCTCCGCGCTCTCCGCCTTCACCGAGGTGCTCACTGCCGAGCTCCGTCCCCTCGACATACCCGTGACGCACATGCAACTAGGCACATTTGACTTTTCCGGATTCGTGCCCACGCGGACTGCCATCTCCGCGTCGGGCACCCCGCAAGATACGCTCATCTGGGCAGACGGGGCGCGCCACGTGTACGGGCGCAATTTCGTTGCTCAAACCAGCTCCGCCATCTCGGGCGGCCGCATCCGTGGCCTCAAGGGTAGCTCTCTCCGGCGCCTGCACAATACCGTCTTTGATGTGATTGACGGctccatcaccgccgacTCGGTCCGTGTGGGCCTTGGCGCCAGTGTCTACGGCTTCGTTGGGCGCTGGGTGCCCCGCGGGCTCGTGTCTTGGATGATGGGCATCCGCCGGGTGGACGAGCTGTCGGCGTGGAAGTCGAGCTCCTATGAGGGCTCGTCGCGCGAGGAAAGCGAAGAcggcgaagcggcggcggctgctggcgcggcTGCTTCGTCGCACGACTTTGTTGCCGTTCCGTCGGAGCGCAACGTGTGGAACTCGGACGTATCGGGGAGCAGCCTGTGGGTTCCATCTTCGGCCGAGTCCTCATAG
- the YTH1 gene encoding RNA-binding component of cleavage and polyadenylation factor (EggNog:ENOG503NYHY~COG:A~BUSCO:EOG092654KW) yields the protein MTATATTTTTTSSADSAASLILNHAAPQPYNFRFSPFLRQTYQVGLPADRPVCKAYQTGTCSNGTRCTERHVSETSGGGGGGGKSSQHASGGLNSLVCKHWLRGLCKKGEHCEFLHEYNLRKMPECNFFMRNGYCSNGEECLYLHVDPSSRLPPCPHYDMGFCPLGPLCSKKHVRRKLCVFYLAGFCPDGPDCKQGSHPKWSKDLEKPTLMSEEKKEEEARAEAAAAAAAAAAAARGDDDDHMNNTGRGDHRMRDGPRDRDEGRFGRHGRGGGGGGGKWRGGRDRRFRGRGH from the coding sequence atgacggcgacggcgacgacgacgacgacgacgtcttcggcggactcggccgcctccctcaTCCTCAACCACGCCGCGCCACAGCCATACAACTTCCGCTTCTCCCCCTTCCTACGGCAGACGTACCAGGTGGGCCTGCCGGCCGACCGCCCCGTGTGCAAGGCCTACCAGACGGGCACCTGCTCCAACGGCACGCGATGCACCGAGCGGCACGTCTCGGAgacgtcgggcggcggcggcggcggcggcaagtcATCTCAGCACGCGTCTGGCGGCCTCAACTCGCTCGTCTGCAAGCACTGGCTGCGCGGGCTCTGCAAAAAGGGCGAACACTGCGAGTTCCTCCACGAGTACAACCTCCGCAAGATGCCCGAGTGCAACTTCTTCATGCGCAACGGCTACTGCTCCAACGGCGAAGAGTGCCTCTACCTGCACGTTgacccgtcgtcgcgcctccCGCCCTGCCCCCACTACGACATGGGCTTCTGCCCGCTCGGCCCCCTCTGCTCTAAGAAGCACGTCCGCCGGAAGCTCTGCGTCTTCTACCTCGCCGGCTTCTGCCCCGACGGCCCGGACTGCAAGCAGGGCTCTCACCCCAAGTGGAGCAAGGACCTGGAGAAGCCGACCCTCATGtcggaggagaagaaggaggaggaggccagaGCCgaggcagccgccgccgctgccgccgccgccgcggctgcgagGGGGGACGATGACGATCATATGAATAATACGGGCAGGGGGGATCACCGGATGCGAGATGGCCCGCGAGAccgcgacgagggcaggTTCGGCcggcatggccgaggaggcgggggcggaggcggcaagTGGAGGGGCGGACGGGACAGGCGGTTTCGAGGCAGAGGACATTAA